The proteins below are encoded in one region of Candidatus Berkelbacteria bacterium:
- a CDS encoding ABC transporter ATP-binding protein encodes MIPPIIRFTNVSKMYGKGEGATKALIQASFSIEPGSFTAIIGPSGSGKSTILNILGLLDRPSDGAYKLDGKRVDDLTHDLRRAQMRRELIGFVFQQFHLLPKSTALENVMMPGVYTHLRDRKPKAQALLKLVGLGQRLHHRPNQLSGGEQQRVAIARALINDPKIILADEPTGNLDSVTGGSILSLLRELNHDGKTLIVVTHDPAIAAQADTKIQVKDGIII; translated from the coding sequence ATGATTCCTCCGATTATACGTTTCACGAACGTGAGTAAAATGTATGGCAAGGGTGAAGGCGCAACGAAAGCCCTCATCCAAGCTTCTTTTTCGATTGAACCAGGAAGTTTCACTGCAATTATTGGGCCATCTGGTTCTGGCAAAAGCACGATTCTCAATATTCTTGGCCTGCTCGATCGACCAAGCGATGGCGCCTATAAATTGGATGGCAAACGAGTCGATGACCTCACTCATGATTTAAGACGAGCTCAAATGCGACGCGAGTTAATCGGGTTCGTATTCCAACAATTCCATTTACTCCCCAAGTCTACGGCGCTTGAAAACGTTATGATGCCAGGCGTATACACCCACCTCCGGGATCGCAAACCGAAAGCGCAGGCCCTACTGAAATTAGTCGGCCTTGGTCAACGTCTGCATCACCGGCCAAATCAGCTTTCGGGCGGGGAGCAACAGCGAGTGGCGATCGCCCGCGCGCTCATTAACGATCCAAAAATCATTCTGGCCGATGAGCCAACGGGCAATTTAGATTCCGTGACTGGCGGGTCAATCTTGAGTCTGCTTCGTGAACTTAATCACGACGGTAAAACTTTGATTGTAGTTACGCATGATCCCGCAATTGCCGCTCAAGCAGATACTAAAATCCAAGTTAAAGACGGAATAATCATATGA
- a CDS encoding PRC-barrel domain-containing protein: protein MLLQLGMLKQLPVAALDEEARVGTVLDVVLHPDTGELIGFWIQPMGWLSRKKALSSRDVVSYEAQAIIINSHDSLLSPDEIQPFKSATRRRERWLGKRVESEEHEYIGRVSDLVIETDLEMLAKIHVNQLFGPERIIAREQIVKVTPKIIVVRDSTRRATVAESFLLKEQATA from the coding sequence ATGCTTTTGCAACTTGGCATGCTCAAACAATTGCCAGTCGCGGCGCTTGATGAAGAAGCGCGAGTTGGGACAGTCCTCGATGTAGTTTTACATCCCGACACAGGTGAGTTGATTGGTTTTTGGATTCAACCAATGGGTTGGTTGAGCCGCAAGAAAGCTCTTTCAAGTCGCGATGTAGTCAGTTATGAGGCGCAAGCAATCATCATTAATAGCCACGATTCACTCCTCTCCCCAGATGAAATTCAACCTTTCAAATCCGCCACCCGGCGCCGCGAACGCTGGCTGGGTAAACGCGTGGAAAGCGAAGAGCACGAATACATCGGCCGAGTTTCAGATTTGGTAATTGAAACTGATCTTGAAATGCTAGCTAAAATTCACGTCAATCAACTTTTCGGCCCGGAACGAATTATCGCACGAGAACAAATTGTTAAGGTGACACCTAAAATTATTGTCGTGCGGGACAGCACCCGACGCGCGACAGTGGCCGAGAGCTTTTTACTCAAAGAGCAGGCAACGGCATGA
- a CDS encoding ABC transporter permease — protein sequence MIWDAFKLAIASIWQHKLRTFLTIVGVIIGISSVITFLALGEGLRRDVNSEISTLGSNLIAILPGEFDPSNGGGFSTNLISGDILKLEDVATLDELADVKAISPYMLVGGVLRRDQTTAPQALLLGTNSAITTTMSSLEIDRGRIFSDDEDRLAKRVIVLGPGIKKTLFGDAEALGESVQIGKETFEVVGITKVPDSASVLGGSDYSSIVLIPIHTAGEIAGGVKVMRIILTLDSDVDAKNYVKIIQTRLEENHAPEDFTVLTQDDLIGTVNTILDLLTAAVAAIASISLVVAGVGIMNIMLVSVAERTREIGLRKAVGATTSAILWQFLIESIVLSVFGALLAVGIAWIGTQLTIKYSALTPIITPDAILLAVGVGITVGLIFGIAPAYRAARLDPIAALRHD from the coding sequence ATGATTTGGGATGCATTCAAACTGGCAATCGCATCGATCTGGCAACACAAATTGCGGACATTTCTCACGATCGTAGGAGTAATAATCGGCATCTCGTCGGTGATTACATTTCTCGCTCTAGGCGAAGGCTTGCGCCGCGACGTTAATTCAGAAATTTCGACACTTGGTTCGAATCTGATCGCAATTCTTCCCGGCGAATTTGATCCTTCAAACGGCGGAGGATTTAGCACTAATTTAATTTCCGGCGACATTCTCAAACTAGAGGATGTCGCAACGCTTGATGAACTTGCTGACGTCAAGGCAATTTCGCCCTATATGTTAGTTGGGGGAGTTCTGCGCCGTGATCAAACGACCGCGCCTCAAGCGCTCTTGCTCGGCACCAATTCCGCAATTACCACAACTATGTCGAGCCTTGAGATCGATCGCGGTCGGATATTTTCTGATGACGAAGATCGGTTAGCTAAACGCGTGATTGTGCTTGGCCCTGGCATTAAAAAAACGCTTTTTGGCGATGCTGAAGCCCTTGGCGAATCAGTGCAGATCGGTAAAGAAACTTTTGAAGTAGTCGGCATTACAAAGGTGCCCGACTCTGCGAGCGTCCTTGGAGGATCAGACTATTCCAGCATCGTTTTGATTCCTATTCACACGGCCGGTGAGATTGCCGGCGGCGTGAAAGTGATGCGGATTATTTTGACGCTTGATTCAGATGTCGATGCCAAAAACTACGTTAAAATCATTCAAACTCGTTTGGAAGAAAATCATGCGCCGGAAGACTTTACAGTGCTAACGCAAGATGATCTCATCGGCACGGTGAATACTATTCTCGATCTCCTGACTGCGGCGGTCGCGGCGATTGCAAGCATCTCGCTTGTCGTGGCGGGTGTAGGTATTATGAATATCATGCTTGTTTCAGTAGCTGAACGCACGCGAGAAATTGGTTTGCGCAAAGCCGTCGGCGCGACCACGAGCGCGATCTTGTGGCAATTTCTGATTGAATCCATAGTGCTTTCCGTTTTTGGCGCGCTTTTAGCGGTTGGTATCGCCTGGATTGGAACCCAACTTACAATTAAATACTCGGCCTTAACACCGATCATCACGCCCGATGCGATCTTGCTTGCCGTTGGCGTGGGCATTACCGTCGGACTGATCTTTGGCATTGCGCCCGCTTATCGAGCCGCGCGCCTAGACCCAATTGCCGCGTTGCGCCATGACTGA